The Mammaliicoccus sciuri genome window below encodes:
- a CDS encoding MptD family putative ECF transporter S component: MNKLSVKDLITVGIFTAIYLVVFFVTFMIGYIPFFIPFLGFICPIVCGIPFILYVMKIDKFGMVTLTGTILGIAFTVMGSGLIMIPFGIIFGLIGDFIMKSGGYKKWKSIAWGYAIFSLWMMGFVVRMFIARDQYFKEVGKSYGQDYVNVLESITPLWTLPVMFILTVLGGLVGAWLGKKMFSKHFKKAGLV, from the coding sequence ATGAATAAATTATCAGTTAAAGATTTAATTACAGTAGGTATTTTTACAGCGATTTATTTAGTAGTGTTCTTTGTTACTTTTATGATTGGTTATATACCATTTTTTATACCGTTTCTAGGGTTCATTTGTCCGATTGTATGCGGTATTCCGTTTATTTTATATGTTATGAAGATAGATAAATTTGGTATGGTGACATTGACTGGAACGATTTTAGGTATTGCTTTTACAGTGATGGGCAGTGGCTTAATTATGATTCCATTTGGTATTATCTTTGGTTTGATTGGTGACTTCATTATGAAATCTGGTGGATATAAAAAGTGGAAATCAATTGCGTGGGGCTATGCTATTTTCTCGCTTTGGATGATGGGATTTGTTGTAAGAATGTTTATTGCAAGAGATCAATACTTTAAAGAGGTCGGGAAGTCTTACGGTCAAGATTACGTAAATGTTTTGGAATCTATTACACCTTTATGGACATTACCTGTGATGTTTATTTTGACAGTGCTTGGTGGTCTTGTTGGTGCATGGTTAGGTAAGAAAATGTTTAGTAAACATTTTAAAAAGGCGGGACTTGTGTGA
- a CDS encoding VOC family protein, with translation MYKIGHLQYKVKNLENAMKNFEQLGFDVERANEKSKNAFIWFETGPYIELIEMNSNLVPFAYLFRWVYGKAMKERWKKWCGNEEGFIDFAIETIEDEYRNIQNFPKNKTILKDFGIESNKVITWNRKNSKNEKILFSYLPVIPVSLPFVVSDYSMNQRPSHVSHKNNIEKIERVNFKCQEKEHEFLKNILKNDEHLKLVLGTNAEIDQVLLKNKYGKIYRLTDHMSIESE, from the coding sequence ATGTATAAAATTGGTCATTTGCAATATAAAGTTAAAAATCTTGAAAATGCTATGAAAAATTTTGAACAATTAGGTTTCGATGTTGAAAGAGCTAATGAAAAGTCAAAAAATGCTTTTATTTGGTTTGAAACTGGTCCATATATAGAACTCATAGAAATGAACAGTAATTTGGTCCCATTTGCTTATTTATTTAGATGGGTTTATGGAAAGGCTATGAAAGAAAGATGGAAGAAATGGTGTGGAAATGAAGAAGGATTTATTGATTTTGCAATAGAAACGATTGAGGATGAATATCGAAATATACAAAATTTCCCTAAAAATAAAACGATCTTAAAAGACTTTGGTATTGAATCTAATAAGGTAATAACGTGGAATAGAAAGAATTCAAAAAATGAAAAAATTTTATTTAGCTATTTACCTGTTATACCAGTTTCATTACCATTTGTAGTTTCGGATTATAGTATGAATCAACGTCCGAGTCATGTTTCGCACAAGAATAATATAGAGAAAATCGAACGAGTTAATTTTAAATGTCAGGAAAAAGAACATGAATTTTTGAAAAATATTTTGAAGAATGATGAACATTTGAAATTGGTCTTAGGGACAAATGCAGAAATTGATCAAGTACTTCTTAAAAATAAATATGGAAAGATATATAGATTAACGGACCATATGTCGATAGAAAGTGAGTGA
- a CDS encoding condensation domain-containing protein, whose translation MSSLEIKKELIRLYQNGINIWLENDQLRYKSKLGKLSQGDLTFLKENKNKIIELFKSNSKFESFEDANQFPLKDIQSAYMIGEKSEFGSVSSHVYFEVTFPRLDKIKTNQVWNKLISKHEALRTVIDSWDSQRILDSDSDYEVMVKEGEESCNETRDKLMNKYYDPSVWPLFDIEVTQTSQHSLLHLSFDFLILDWTSIWILLKEFEDEYFKGNLQAERHKTPCLRDIYLSSELKKATSKYLNDESYWKEKIEALGDYPKLPVKMSEIKNEFTRKSFLLDKNNWDDIKKLSKKFALTHNTMALTAFACVLKKWVEQEKFVVNLTTMNRESEFEDIQHVVGDFTSTNLLNVEIDERKSFIENAEKLQRHLLKDLEHNYFTGVETIREIRKSKSNCIFPIVFTSSLGTGGMNYDYMELGDKGISQSPQVFMDCQIMELNGALYINIDSRKGIFDEAFIEAFTKDYQQFLLDVITHSIKNSTLLPWYSKERNRDSFKQINANCDEIDETLEANENNIKNQLSDELIHEITEPCKEILKVDSLGDNDNFYEYGADSLILARLSTNIINICKEHQLDEINFDGLLRVLLAEPTLLKIQQEINSKNIESKIEKAHENTSIGKLTMFKKEGETLKVFFHAGLGTMNCLRYLLDELKNNDRDAIAGITIQDQEKYCHIEKHQLVKKISEDYANLIEESGYKSVHLVGYCSGGLIAMEVASMLMLSDVDVGNVTLIDTSPSPLSEIDYMVSEMAFIQNHFITIKDVLPTIDYNKLNDSIRAMYSNIETDAEYDLLNFIIKQYGEEDELKTELEQFFKYKSLNERFEKYTEVIDSKKDGDNTVNTDFLISSYKTQMASWEGAHMTPTTYIGDVTYLKAQDKDGSDLLPAQDSNEFWQNCCIGDFTEIPIPGNHYNCVEDKEHASYVAKLLI comes from the coding sequence GTGAGTAGCTTGGAAATAAAAAAAGAATTAATTAGGCTATATCAAAATGGTATAAATATTTGGCTTGAAAATGATCAATTACGTTATAAAAGCAAATTAGGAAAGTTGTCTCAAGGTGATTTAACTTTCTTAAAAGAAAATAAAAATAAAATTATTGAGCTATTTAAATCAAATAGCAAGTTTGAATCTTTTGAAGATGCTAATCAATTTCCATTAAAAGATATACAAAGTGCTTATATGATAGGCGAAAAAAGTGAGTTTGGATCAGTTTCTAGTCATGTCTATTTTGAAGTTACATTTCCAAGATTAGACAAAATAAAGACTAATCAAGTTTGGAATAAATTGATTTCTAAGCATGAGGCTTTAAGAACAGTTATTGACTCGTGGGATTCACAAAGAATATTAGATTCAGACTCTGATTATGAAGTTATGGTGAAAGAGGGTGAAGAAAGTTGTAATGAAACGCGAGATAAATTGATGAATAAATATTATGACCCTTCTGTTTGGCCGTTATTTGATATTGAAGTAACTCAAACATCTCAACACTCACTTTTACATTTATCATTTGATTTTTTAATTTTAGATTGGACAAGTATTTGGATTTTACTCAAAGAATTTGAAGATGAGTATTTTAAAGGTAACTTACAAGCAGAAAGGCATAAAACGCCATGTCTCAGGGATATTTATTTAAGTAGTGAATTAAAAAAAGCAACTTCTAAATATTTGAATGATGAATCATATTGGAAAGAAAAAATAGAAGCATTAGGAGATTATCCTAAGTTACCCGTTAAAATGAGTGAAATAAAAAATGAGTTTACTAGGAAATCATTCCTTCTTGATAAAAACAATTGGGATGATATTAAGAAACTTTCAAAAAAATTCGCTTTAACACATAATACAATGGCTTTAACGGCATTTGCATGTGTTTTGAAAAAATGGGTTGAGCAAGAGAAGTTTGTAGTAAATTTAACAACAATGAATAGAGAGTCAGAATTTGAAGATATACAGCATGTTGTAGGTGATTTTACTTCAACAAATTTATTAAATGTAGAAATTGATGAGCGTAAATCATTTATAGAAAATGCAGAAAAATTACAACGGCATTTATTAAAAGATTTAGAACATAATTATTTTACAGGTGTAGAAACAATAAGGGAAATTAGAAAATCAAAATCAAATTGTATATTTCCAATTGTCTTTACAAGTTCATTAGGTACCGGTGGTATGAATTATGACTATATGGAACTAGGGGATAAAGGTATTAGCCAATCTCCACAAGTATTTATGGATTGTCAAATCATGGAATTAAATGGCGCTTTATATATCAATATTGATTCAAGAAAAGGCATATTTGATGAAGCTTTTATAGAAGCATTTACAAAAGATTATCAACAGTTTCTGTTAGATGTCATAACTCATTCAATTAAAAATTCGACATTATTACCTTGGTATTCTAAAGAACGCAATCGAGATAGCTTTAAACAAATTAATGCCAATTGTGATGAGATTGATGAAACACTAGAAGCTAACGAAAATAATATTAAAAATCAATTATCAGATGAATTAATTCATGAGATTACTGAGCCATGTAAAGAGATATTAAAAGTAGATTCACTTGGTGATAATGATAATTTTTATGAATATGGTGCAGATTCATTAATTTTAGCAAGACTATCAACAAATATAATCAATATATGTAAAGAACATCAATTAGACGAAATTAATTTTGACGGGTTATTAAGAGTACTATTAGCTGAGCCAACTCTACTAAAAATACAACAAGAGATTAATAGTAAAAATATAGAGAGCAAGATAGAAAAGGCACACGAGAATACCTCTATAGGTAAATTAACGATGTTTAAAAAAGAAGGAGAAACACTCAAAGTATTCTTCCATGCAGGATTAGGAACAATGAATTGTTTGAGATATTTGCTTGATGAATTAAAAAATAACGATCGAGATGCTATTGCAGGTATTACAATTCAAGACCAAGAAAAATATTGTCATATAGAGAAACATCAACTCGTTAAGAAAATTAGTGAAGATTATGCAAATCTTATCGAAGAATCAGGATATAAATCTGTTCACTTAGTGGGTTACTGTTCGGGAGGTTTAATCGCTATGGAAGTAGCAAGTATGCTCATGCTTAGTGATGTAGATGTTGGCAATGTTACTTTAATTGATACTTCTCCATCACCGCTATCAGAAATAGATTATATGGTTTCTGAAATGGCATTTATCCAAAATCACTTTATCACGATTAAGGATGTATTACCAACCATTGATTATAACAAACTAAACGATAGTATTAGAGCCATGTATTCTAATATTGAAACTGATGCGGAATACGATTTATTGAATTTCATTATCAAACAGTACGGTGAAGAAGATGAATTAAAAACAGAATTAGAGCAATTTTTTAAATACAAATCTCTTAATGAACGATTTGAAAAATATACTGAAGTTATTGATTCTAAAAAGGATGGTGATAATACAGTCAATACAGATTTCTTAATTTCTTCTTATAAAACACAAATGGCAAGTTGGGAAGGGGCACATATGACACCTACTACTTATATAGGTGATGTAACTTATTTAAAAGCACAAGATAAGGATGGGTCTGATTTGTTACCAGCACAAGATAGTAATGAATTTTGGCAAAATTGTTGTATCGGTGATTTCACTGAAATACCTATACCTGGTAATCATTATAATTGTGTCGAAGACAAAGAGCATGCGTCATATGTTGCAAAATTATTAATATAA
- a CDS encoding energy-coupling factor transporter transmembrane component T, whose protein sequence is MKTVVGSLRDHRNIVAKLDPRTKIALTITISTILISSGSSQSILRVCLTLFSLALLLSIHKISLFIKCAVTFLVLIGIQYWVIPYAEGMIKFILLAFIGIFMNMFPGFIVGYYTLFSTKVSEFIAAMEKMKLPRNIIIPISVIFRFFPTIAEEYRNINYAMKMRGINFSNHFFKMIEYRMIPLIISVVQIGNDLSFTAMTRGIDSPFKRTNVCVVKFKLLDILLLIVMVILWIIYFKEKLFND, encoded by the coding sequence GTGAAGACGGTTGTTGGTTCATTAAGAGATCATAGGAATATTGTCGCAAAATTAGACCCTAGAACTAAGATCGCTTTAACGATCACGATAAGTACGATTTTAATATCAAGTGGTAGTTCACAAAGCATTTTAAGAGTATGTTTAACTTTATTTTCACTCGCATTATTATTATCTATTCATAAAATCAGTTTATTTATTAAATGTGCGGTTACTTTTTTGGTGCTGATAGGCATTCAATATTGGGTTATTCCTTATGCAGAAGGCATGATTAAATTTATTCTGCTCGCATTTATTGGGATATTTATGAATATGTTTCCTGGATTTATCGTTGGCTATTACACGTTATTCTCTACAAAAGTAAGTGAATTTATAGCAGCTATGGAAAAAATGAAATTACCTAGAAATATTATCATTCCAATATCTGTGATTTTTAGATTTTTCCCGACGATTGCTGAAGAATATCGAAATATTAATTATGCCATGAAAATGAGAGGTATTAACTTTTCGAATCATTTTTTTAAAATGATTGAATATAGAATGATTCCGCTTATTATATCTGTTGTTCAAATAGGGAATGATCTTTCTTTTACAGCGATGACAAGAGGGATTGATTCTCCATTTAAACGGACGAATGTATGCGTCGTGAAATTTAAACTACTTGATATATTGTTACTCATTGTCATGGTGATATTATGGATTATTTATTTTAAGGAGAAGTTGTTTAATGATTAA
- a CDS encoding bifunctional Gfo/Idh/MocA family oxidoreductase/class I SAM-dependent methyltransferase: MKKCIVCGSRFGQFYIEALKKIPNINLHGLLASGSERSNDCANNYQIQLYNDVDELPDDIDLACIAIKSEVQGGKGNLIAESLLKRGIDVIFEHPLSEKEYISLFKLAKKEKRYFTVCNLYSQLPSVQNFIQNFKFIKKEQSIKYINVEFATQLSYPVAQLLSLLIPEIKNIEFSISKKEDGPFQFLSTTINETQLNLIAYNEAVENEIDNFMRLLFSIKIGFEGGELNLLDPHGDVFWREYIKFPNRYRIPSSFLDDPPKGMIRKYIKLLYDNSDLTQQSMFTELWPKTISKEIFLYLEKDQQDKHSFNALAQNHINSSIIWHKLMQSLGYPTFVTKDKYTIYDVDQLVLNENTSISIIDEMGKLERICAKSMLWVLSRHFNNSIVTYDYQSIIRFLNVKDNYKDIIKRWLNYLARNDYIVETETGNYIFDQLDKSQLDILFEWLELENTWHKNIMPMSVIKYFKAHIQYMDQILKGDKSVNMLLFDQGENDIANDLYSQTAISIFINEQIGQYIKSLSENDSLSILELGAGTGATTQKVLDKVSESFTGHYVFTDISKYFLVSAEEMFRHYQFMQYKILDIDNIEDNPIFNKQKFDVIVAVGVINNSRNIKSLLNRLNKMLNKNGKLIIGEAYGESAVMLISQAFMMIEPEDERKYNNLTFLPLKSWYEIFDETGFNLLTKTPHQTDELSSFNQALFILEKR, encoded by the coding sequence ATGAAAAAATGTATAGTTTGTGGAAGTAGGTTCGGTCAATTTTATATAGAGGCATTGAAAAAGATACCAAACATTAACCTGCATGGGTTGCTTGCATCAGGAAGTGAAAGGTCGAATGATTGTGCAAATAACTATCAAATTCAGTTATACAATGATGTTGATGAATTACCTGACGATATTGATTTGGCTTGTATTGCTATCAAATCCGAAGTGCAAGGCGGAAAAGGCAATTTAATAGCAGAATCACTATTAAAAAGAGGTATTGATGTTATTTTTGAACACCCTCTTTCAGAAAAAGAGTATATATCACTATTTAAATTAGCAAAAAAAGAAAAAAGGTATTTTACTGTTTGTAATTTATACAGCCAACTACCTAGTGTACAAAACTTTATTCAGAACTTTAAATTTATAAAAAAAGAACAGTCTATAAAATATATCAATGTAGAATTTGCAACTCAGTTATCTTATCCAGTTGCACAGTTGTTATCATTACTAATTCCTGAAATTAAAAATATTGAATTTAGTATTTCTAAAAAAGAAGATGGTCCTTTTCAATTTTTATCTACAACTATAAATGAAACGCAATTAAACTTAATTGCCTATAATGAAGCGGTTGAAAATGAAATAGATAATTTTATGAGATTACTATTTAGTATAAAAATTGGTTTTGAAGGCGGAGAACTAAATTTATTAGATCCTCACGGAGATGTATTTTGGAGAGAATATATTAAATTTCCAAATCGTTATAGAATTCCATCTAGTTTTCTTGATGACCCACCTAAGGGAATGATACGAAAATATATAAAATTGCTTTATGATAATTCTGATTTAACTCAACAATCGATGTTTACAGAATTATGGCCAAAGACTATTTCCAAGGAAATATTTTTATATCTTGAAAAAGATCAGCAAGATAAACATTCTTTCAATGCATTAGCACAAAATCATATTAACAGTTCAATAATATGGCATAAATTAATGCAGTCTTTAGGCTACCCGACATTTGTGACTAAAGATAAATACACTATATATGATGTCGATCAACTTGTTCTGAATGAAAATACATCTATCAGTATTATCGATGAAATGGGTAAGCTAGAGCGTATTTGTGCTAAATCTATGCTCTGGGTACTAAGTAGACATTTTAATAATTCAATAGTCACATACGATTATCAAAGTATTATTAGATTCTTGAATGTTAAAGATAATTATAAAGATATTATTAAACGTTGGTTAAATTACTTAGCAAGAAATGATTACATTGTTGAAACGGAGACAGGCAATTATATATTTGATCAGCTAGATAAGTCTCAATTGGATATCTTATTTGAATGGCTTGAACTTGAAAATACGTGGCATAAAAATATTATGCCAATGTCTGTCATAAAATATTTTAAAGCTCATATTCAATATATGGATCAAATATTAAAAGGTGATAAATCCGTTAATATGTTGTTGTTTGATCAAGGCGAAAATGATATCGCAAACGATTTGTATAGTCAAACAGCCATTTCTATATTCATTAATGAACAGATTGGACAGTATATAAAGAGTTTATCGGAAAATGATTCATTATCAATTTTAGAATTAGGTGCTGGAACGGGTGCCACAACTCAAAAAGTATTGGATAAAGTATCTGAATCATTTACTGGACATTACGTCTTTACAGATATATCAAAGTATTTCTTAGTTTCTGCTGAAGAAATGTTTAGACATTATCAATTTATGCAATACAAGATTTTAGATATAGACAATATAGAAGATAACCCTATTTTTAATAAACAGAAATTTGATGTCATTGTTGCTGTTGGCGTTATAAATAATTCGAGAAATATAAAGAGCTTATTAAATAGATTAAATAAGATGTTAAACAAAAATGGGAAACTCATTATTGGGGAAGCATATGGTGAATCCGCAGTTATGCTAATATCTCAAGCCTTTATGATGATAGAGCCTGAAGATGAAAGGAAGTATAATAATTTGACCTTTTTACCGTTAAAAAGTTGGTATGAAATTTTTGATGAAACTGGATTTAATCTTCTAACAAAAACGCCACACCAAACTGATGAGTTGTCTTCATTTAATCAGGCGCTATTTATATTAGAAAAGAGGTAA
- a CDS encoding ABC transporter ATP-binding protein translates to MIKFDNVTFNYASSEEPAIQNVSLQIKQGELVVFCGKSGSGKSTVAKLINGLIPKVQHGDISGHVYLDGRNISEIEMYQLSQMVGSVFQNPKTQFYNVDTTSELAFNLENQGIDKTVIIEKIKKVMNQFKIEHLLDRNIFELSGGEKQIIACATVLITNPDVVVLDEPSSNLDMYSIKKLKEMICYLKERGKTVVLIEHRLDYIMDEADSVYYMEDGSLHAHYPIGSFKSLDRDELESMGIRYGQEERLQHEPQFGDHVMEMHNFSYTYDKFNKEKQLDVNEIAIPKGEVVAIIGDNGSGKSTFAKCLCGLLKDFKGHVTYDEKRLKQKQLLKQSYMVFQDVNTQLFTESLEQELQLLNVQVTETQVDDMLTSMNLLDKKHEHPLSLSGGEKQRMAIATAILSGKEIIIFDEPTSGLDLYHMKKVAKMINDIHDKGKQIFIITHDKSLVLEICTYVLYFGDGRLINQFALNHQGIDQLNHYFDV, encoded by the coding sequence ATGATTAAATTTGATAATGTAACGTTCAACTATGCTTCTTCAGAAGAACCAGCTATTCAAAATGTCTCACTTCAAATTAAACAAGGTGAATTAGTCGTGTTCTGTGGTAAATCAGGTAGCGGGAAGTCTACCGTTGCTAAATTGATAAATGGCTTAATTCCTAAAGTTCAACATGGTGACATAAGTGGGCATGTTTACTTGGATGGACGCAATATATCGGAAATTGAGATGTATCAATTATCACAAATGGTCGGTAGTGTATTTCAAAATCCGAAGACGCAATTTTATAACGTTGATACGACAAGTGAGCTTGCGTTTAATTTGGAAAATCAAGGTATTGATAAAACGGTCATCATTGAAAAGATTAAAAAAGTTATGAACCAGTTTAAGATTGAGCATTTATTGGATCGCAATATATTTGAGTTGTCAGGTGGCGAAAAACAAATTATTGCATGTGCGACAGTACTTATTACTAACCCAGATGTTGTCGTATTAGATGAGCCATCTTCAAATTTAGATATGTATAGCATTAAGAAATTAAAAGAAATGATTTGTTATTTGAAAGAACGTGGTAAAACGGTCGTGCTGATAGAACATCGTTTGGATTATATTATGGATGAGGCAGATAGCGTCTATTATATGGAAGACGGCTCGTTACATGCACATTATCCAATAGGTTCGTTTAAATCACTAGATCGTGACGAACTTGAAAGCATGGGTATTCGATACGGACAAGAGGAACGATTACAACATGAGCCACAGTTTGGTGATCATGTCATGGAAATGCATAATTTTAGTTATACGTATGACAAATTTAATAAAGAGAAACAATTAGATGTGAATGAAATAGCCATACCAAAAGGTGAAGTAGTCGCGATTATCGGCGATAACGGAAGTGGTAAATCGACCTTTGCTAAATGTTTATGTGGTTTGCTGAAGGATTTTAAAGGACATGTGACGTATGACGAGAAGCGACTCAAACAGAAACAATTATTAAAGCAGAGCTATATGGTTTTCCAAGATGTAAACACACAATTATTTACGGAAAGCTTGGAACAAGAATTACAGCTATTAAATGTTCAAGTAACAGAAACACAAGTTGATGACATGTTAACAAGTATGAATTTGTTAGATAAAAAGCATGAACATCCATTGTCACTTTCTGGTGGTGAAAAACAAAGAATGGCCATTGCTACGGCAATATTGAGTGGTAAGGAAATCATTATATTTGATGAACCTACTTCAGGGCTGGATTTATATCATATGAAAAAAGTCGCGAAAATGATTAACGACATCCATGATAAAGGAAAGCAAATCTTTATCATTACACATGATAAATCATTGGTATTAGAGATTTGTACATATGTCTTATATTTTGGAGATGGTCGTCTTATTAATCAGTTCGCATTGAATCATCAAGGAATCGATCAATTGAATCATTATTTCGATGTATAA